From one Humulus lupulus chromosome 8, drHumLupu1.1, whole genome shotgun sequence genomic stretch:
- the LOC133797708 gene encoding nuclear pore complex protein NUP1 isoform X1, producing MATAREEQQQPYEGGGLGAGGKFRKKPFRKTTHSTPYDRPPTVFRNPNNGGGWLSKLVDPAHRLISASAHRLFSSVFTKRLTQPQPQPQPPSSPLPQEADCEAGNKQQETVATDSSGAQKGAIDQSNGPSTSFSGGELTELEQILQQKTFTRSEIDHLTALLHSRTIGLAIEDKEKKPEVIPIKQVASADRQQVFPDTVVRGNMIESDGFPKTPVPGNMIESQFVSPPVVSSTVLEGDVASPTDVVELAKSYMHKRPISPSMLGFRSQAVKENSTALYTRNQTSPSKLPVTPFVPRTSGHVEARENGFITPRSRGRSAIYSMARTPYSRVYQTTSLKSGEKAIDVYTGPSSSSQHAPDQNLLSRSKQGSSKRRGSLLDNDIGSYGAIRRIRQKPNLLSSRGLSSPVSGSPIGSAGSRLGSESDQNPSSSVLKPPFGEPKRNFFKPSTDNGENVVSNTTVPFKSSEMASKILQQIDKLVSPKDKSSQSKVYASMDKLPSKLSPSMLRGQALKSLEDVDSSKIFSNIQNNKSLEDSLDMRLPDAQEFTSQRLDKAKDNGPFKYDFPYGQSTSKMNDRDFSVSEVNGANSIVPRKDNVPSTVTSVPAASNSVAYPQHKRRTFRMSAHEDFVDLDDDSHSNGSVFNSLGEGREKENSSLIERTSIATEDVIREKASALTEIKPAAPELNKKNDIGTLAWSVTAEKSTNLVFQSTSPSTTAPTVSKAVSFLTTDSATPLKESNVSPSMFNFGDKISSSRDADAAFPVFNLGLKSADKVSNSQFMFSSSSASGSEIVNFGASSDSKPGTSSNLSTVATGAVDSVPKSPEPDKNNSNVGVSFRASETALPSAASTSSTNIFAFGTTPRDVGLNNGFSASISSTPVVSSTSQNTSNGALFGNSGSNITTPSTLTFATGSGSLSTSTPAPAVPVSVFVSSKASPADASVTETSSVPAPSVFKFGSSTDSTAIAPDTETSSVPVSPVTKFGHTAPSGVAPVLETSSVSAASAFKFSTASPAVPPVSETFSDVNRGAIKTEQGTSVGNSSTTAFSATAPANASSGSAILGFSAVATSSTSTTQSQGSFGAGSSFAPSSQASPAGTGLATFSQSIPFQFGSSSGSSPTFGLSGSTTFSSGSSPFGSTTSIKPFSSAATPGLGSSSLSEANLVSSSSSSTPTVFVSNWQPSKSPSVFNFNASPTTFSFGATSAASTTTNSSPSIFGASTPAATNGAPAMFGSSNGASSSSPFLFNSSSGPASTTQPVFGNPSPTFAFGASSGHNDQMSMEDSMAEDTVQASAPAVPGFGQQTISPAPSPFAFGSAPAPSVANPFQFGGQPNLANPQNPSPFQAGSLGLIADGSNFSLGSGGSGVDKSNRKYIKVKSKQRKK from the exons ATGGCGACGGCGCGGGAGGAGCAGCAGCAACCGTACGAAGGCGGGGGATTAGGGGCGGGAGGGAAGTTTCGGAAGAAGCCTTTTAGGAAGACCACTCATTCGACGCCATACGATCGCCCTCCCACGGTGTTTCGTAACCCTAATAATGGAGGAGGTTGGCTCTCGAAGCTCGTCGATCCGGCCCACCGCCTCATTAGTGCTAGTGCCCACCGCCTTTTTTCCTCCGTTTTCACAAAACGCCTCactcagccgcagccgcagccgcagccgccATCATCACCGTTACCGCaag AGGCAGACTGCGAAGCAGGAAATAAGCAACAAGAAACAGTTGCCACA GATTCTTCTGGAGCACAAAAAGGAGCCATTGATCAAAGCAATGGACCAAGTACTAGCTTTAGTGGAGGGGAATTGACTGAGCTTGAGCAAATTTTGCAGCAAAAAACCTTTACCAG ATCTGAGATTGATCATCTGACAGCTCTACTACATTCAAGAACTATTGGTTTAGCAATTGAAGATAAGGAGAAAAAGCCTGAAGTGATTCCTATAAAACAAGTGGCATCTGCTGATAGACAGCAGGTATTTCCCGACACTGTAGTCCGAGGAAATATGATAGAGAGCGATGGATTTCCAAAAACTCCTGTGccgggaaatatgatagaaagcCAGTTTGTTTCGCCTCCTGTTGTCAGTTCAACT GTCCTTGAAGGGGATGTTGCTTCTCCTACTGATGTTGTAGAACTTGCAAAATCTTACATGCATAAGAGGCCCATATCTCCATCGATGTTAGGATTTCGAAGTCAAGCAGTAAAGGAGAATTCAACTGCTTTGTACACCCGCAATCAAACTTCTCCTTCGAAATTACCTGTTACACCATTTGTGCCAAGGACTTCAGGCCATGTTGAGGCTCGGGAAAATGGTTTTATAACCCCAAGATCTAGAGGAAGATCTGCTATATATAGTATGGCCCGAACGCCATATTCTCGGGTTTATCAGACCACTAGCCTCAAG AGTGGTGAGAAGGCAATTGATGTTTATACTGGCCCGTCATCATCTTCTCAGCATGCACCAGATCAAAATCTACTTTCTAGATCCAAACAGGGG TCATCAAAACGCAGAGGTTCACTTTTGGACAATGACATTGGATCCTATGGTGCTATACGTAGAATTCGACAGAAACCAAACCTTCTATCTTCAAGAGGCTTGAGTTCACCCGTCTCTGGTAGCCCTATCGGTTCAGCTGGAAGTCGACTGGGTTCTGAGAGTGATCAAAACCCATCGTCTTCAGTACTTAAGCCACCATTTGGTGAACCTAAACGTAATTTCTTTAAACCATCAACTGATAACGGGGAAAATGTTGTGTCTAACACTACTGTTCCCTTCAAATCCAGTGAGATGGCCTCAAAAATATTGCAGCAAATTGATAAGTTGGTCTCACCTAAGGACAAATCATCTCAGTCCAAGGTATATGCTTCAATGGATAAATTACCTAGTAAACTATCACCATCTATGCTACGTGGGCAGGCTTTGAAAAGCCTTGAGGATGTGGACTCGTCAAAAATTTTCAGTAATATCCAAAATAACAAGTCTTTGGAGGATTCACTTGATATGAGACTGCCTGATGCTCAGGAGTTTACTTCGCAAAGGCTAGACAAGGCTAAAGATAATGGTCCATTTAAATATGATTTTCCTTATGGCCAATCCACTTCTAAAATGAATGATAGAGATTTTTCAGTGTCAGAAGTTAATGGTGCGAATTCTATTGTGCCTAGAAAAGATAATGTGCCTAGTACTGTAACTTCAGTACCTGCTGCATCAAACTCCGTTGCATATCCTCAACATAAGAGAAGGACATTTCGGATGAGTGCACACGAG GATTTTGTTGACTTGGATGATGATAGCCATTCAAATGGGTCTGTTTTTAATTCGTTGGGTGAGGGGAGAGAAAAAGAGAATTCCTCTTTGATAGAGAGGACAAGCATTGCAACTGAAGATGTTATACGTGAGAAAGCTTCAGCTTTGACTGAAATTAAACCTGCAGCACCtgaattgaataaaaaaaatgatattggAACTCTTGCTTGGTCTGTGACTGCTGAAAAGAGCACCAACCTTGTTTTCCAAAGTACATCTCCCAGCACGACAGCCCCTACTGTCTCTAAAGCCGTGTCATTCTTAACGACTGATAGTGCTACTCCGCTGAAGGAATCAAATGTTTCTCCTTCCATGTTTAACTTTGGGGATAAAATTTCATCATCAAGAGATGCAGATGCTGCCTTTCCAGTCTTCAACTTAGGCCTCAAAAGTGCTGATAAAGTTTCAAATTCACAGTTTATGTTTTCTTCATCTTCAGCAAGTGGATCTGAGATTGTAAACTTTGGTGCTTCTTCCGACTCAAAGCCTGGAACCTCAAGCAA CTTATCCACAGTAGCAACTGGTGCAGTAGATTCTGTTCCAAAGTCGCCTGAACCAGATAAGAATAATTCAAATGTAGGAGTTTCTTTTAGGGCATCCGAGACTGCACTTCCGTCTGCAGCTTCAACTTCTAGTACAAATATATTTGCCTTTGGAACAACACCTAGAGATGTTGGTCTCAATAATGGATTTTCTGCTTCAATATCTTCCACACCTGTAGTTTCCAGTACAAGTCAAAACACATCAAATGGAGCACTTTTTGGAAACAGTGGTAGCAATATTACCACTCCCAGCACCCTTACATTTGCCACCGGCAGTGGTAGTCTCTCTACCTCAACTCCAGCTCCTGCAGTACCCGTATCTGTTTTTGTGTCCTCTAAGGCTTCACCTGCAGATGCATCAGTTACAGAAACTTCTTCGGTACCAGCTCCATCTGTTTTTAAATTTGGATCATCTACTGATTCAACTGCTATTGCACCAGATACTGAAACTTCTTCAGTACCAGTTTCACCTGTAACTAAATTTGGGCATACAGCCCCAAGTGGAGTTGCACCAGTTTTGGAAACCTCTTCTGTATCAGCTGCTTCTGCATTTAAATTTTCTACGGCCTCACCTGCAGTTCCACCAGTTTCTGAAACTTTTTCTGATGTTAATCGTGGGGCCATTAAAACAGAGCAGGGCACGTCTGTTGGTAATTCAAGCACCACAGCTTTCAGTGCCACAGCCCCTGCTAATGCAAGCTCTGGGAGTGCAATCCTTGGGTTTTCTGCTGTTGCCACTTCATCAACTTCTACTACCCAGTCTCAGGGTTCTTTTGGTGCTGGTAGTTCATTTGCGCCTAGTTCTCAGGCTTCCCCCGCTGGGACTGGTCTTGCAACATTTTCTCAGAGCATACCTTTCCAATTTGGTTCTTCCTCAGGATCCTCCCCAACATTTGGGTTGTCTGGAAGTACCACTTTCTCTTCTGGCAGTTCACCATTTGGCTCAACAACTTCTATTAAACCATTTAGTTCAGCAGCTACTCCTGGACTtggttcttcttccttgtcaGAGGCCAACTTGGTTAGCTCCAGCAGTAGCAGTACACCTACTGTGTTTGTTTCCAATTGGCAACCTTCAAAATCTCCATCTGTATTCAATTTCAACGCTAGTCCAACCACATTCTCTTTCGGAGCAACTTCAGCTGCTAGCACTACCACAAACAGTTCACCGTCTATATTTGGAGCATCAACACCTGCTGCTACCAATGGTGCACCTGCCATGTTTGGATCATCTAATGGTGCATCCTCAAGTTCCCCTTtcttattcaattcctcttcagGTCCTGCGTCGACAACACAGCCTGTGTTTGGAAACCCTAGTCCTACATTTGCTTTTGGTGCTTCATCAGGCCACAATGATCAAATGAGTATGGAAGACAGCATGGCCGAGGACACTGTTCAGGCATCAGCTCCCGCAGTCCCAGGATTTGGGCAACAAACTATTTCCCCAGCTCCGTCGCCCTTTGCATTTGGTTCAGCACCAGCTCCCTCAGTTGCTAATCCATTTCAATTTGGGGGCCAACCAAATCTGGCTAATCCTCAGAACCCATCTCCATTTCAGGCTGGTAGTCTAGGTCTAATTGCTGATGGAAGCAACTTCTCACTGGGGAGTGGTGGCAGTGGAGTTGACAAGTCCAACAGAAAGTATATAAAAGTTAAAAGCAAGCAGCGGAAGAAGTGA
- the LOC133797708 gene encoding nuclear pore complex protein NUP1 isoform X2, protein MATAREEQQQPYEGGGLGAGGKFRKKPFRKTTHSTPYDRPPTVFRNPNNGGGWLSKLVDPAHRLISASAHRLFSSVFTKRLTQPQPQPQPPSSPLPQDCEAGNKQQETVATDSSGAQKGAIDQSNGPSTSFSGGELTELEQILQQKTFTRSEIDHLTALLHSRTIGLAIEDKEKKPEVIPIKQVASADRQQVFPDTVVRGNMIESDGFPKTPVPGNMIESQFVSPPVVSSTVLEGDVASPTDVVELAKSYMHKRPISPSMLGFRSQAVKENSTALYTRNQTSPSKLPVTPFVPRTSGHVEARENGFITPRSRGRSAIYSMARTPYSRVYQTTSLKSGEKAIDVYTGPSSSSQHAPDQNLLSRSKQGSSKRRGSLLDNDIGSYGAIRRIRQKPNLLSSRGLSSPVSGSPIGSAGSRLGSESDQNPSSSVLKPPFGEPKRNFFKPSTDNGENVVSNTTVPFKSSEMASKILQQIDKLVSPKDKSSQSKVYASMDKLPSKLSPSMLRGQALKSLEDVDSSKIFSNIQNNKSLEDSLDMRLPDAQEFTSQRLDKAKDNGPFKYDFPYGQSTSKMNDRDFSVSEVNGANSIVPRKDNVPSTVTSVPAASNSVAYPQHKRRTFRMSAHEDFVDLDDDSHSNGSVFNSLGEGREKENSSLIERTSIATEDVIREKASALTEIKPAAPELNKKNDIGTLAWSVTAEKSTNLVFQSTSPSTTAPTVSKAVSFLTTDSATPLKESNVSPSMFNFGDKISSSRDADAAFPVFNLGLKSADKVSNSQFMFSSSSASGSEIVNFGASSDSKPGTSSNLSTVATGAVDSVPKSPEPDKNNSNVGVSFRASETALPSAASTSSTNIFAFGTTPRDVGLNNGFSASISSTPVVSSTSQNTSNGALFGNSGSNITTPSTLTFATGSGSLSTSTPAPAVPVSVFVSSKASPADASVTETSSVPAPSVFKFGSSTDSTAIAPDTETSSVPVSPVTKFGHTAPSGVAPVLETSSVSAASAFKFSTASPAVPPVSETFSDVNRGAIKTEQGTSVGNSSTTAFSATAPANASSGSAILGFSAVATSSTSTTQSQGSFGAGSSFAPSSQASPAGTGLATFSQSIPFQFGSSSGSSPTFGLSGSTTFSSGSSPFGSTTSIKPFSSAATPGLGSSSLSEANLVSSSSSSTPTVFVSNWQPSKSPSVFNFNASPTTFSFGATSAASTTTNSSPSIFGASTPAATNGAPAMFGSSNGASSSSPFLFNSSSGPASTTQPVFGNPSPTFAFGASSGHNDQMSMEDSMAEDTVQASAPAVPGFGQQTISPAPSPFAFGSAPAPSVANPFQFGGQPNLANPQNPSPFQAGSLGLIADGSNFSLGSGGSGVDKSNRKYIKVKSKQRKK, encoded by the exons ATGGCGACGGCGCGGGAGGAGCAGCAGCAACCGTACGAAGGCGGGGGATTAGGGGCGGGAGGGAAGTTTCGGAAGAAGCCTTTTAGGAAGACCACTCATTCGACGCCATACGATCGCCCTCCCACGGTGTTTCGTAACCCTAATAATGGAGGAGGTTGGCTCTCGAAGCTCGTCGATCCGGCCCACCGCCTCATTAGTGCTAGTGCCCACCGCCTTTTTTCCTCCGTTTTCACAAAACGCCTCactcagccgcagccgcagccgcagccgccATCATCACCGTTACCGCaag ACTGCGAAGCAGGAAATAAGCAACAAGAAACAGTTGCCACA GATTCTTCTGGAGCACAAAAAGGAGCCATTGATCAAAGCAATGGACCAAGTACTAGCTTTAGTGGAGGGGAATTGACTGAGCTTGAGCAAATTTTGCAGCAAAAAACCTTTACCAG ATCTGAGATTGATCATCTGACAGCTCTACTACATTCAAGAACTATTGGTTTAGCAATTGAAGATAAGGAGAAAAAGCCTGAAGTGATTCCTATAAAACAAGTGGCATCTGCTGATAGACAGCAGGTATTTCCCGACACTGTAGTCCGAGGAAATATGATAGAGAGCGATGGATTTCCAAAAACTCCTGTGccgggaaatatgatagaaagcCAGTTTGTTTCGCCTCCTGTTGTCAGTTCAACT GTCCTTGAAGGGGATGTTGCTTCTCCTACTGATGTTGTAGAACTTGCAAAATCTTACATGCATAAGAGGCCCATATCTCCATCGATGTTAGGATTTCGAAGTCAAGCAGTAAAGGAGAATTCAACTGCTTTGTACACCCGCAATCAAACTTCTCCTTCGAAATTACCTGTTACACCATTTGTGCCAAGGACTTCAGGCCATGTTGAGGCTCGGGAAAATGGTTTTATAACCCCAAGATCTAGAGGAAGATCTGCTATATATAGTATGGCCCGAACGCCATATTCTCGGGTTTATCAGACCACTAGCCTCAAG AGTGGTGAGAAGGCAATTGATGTTTATACTGGCCCGTCATCATCTTCTCAGCATGCACCAGATCAAAATCTACTTTCTAGATCCAAACAGGGG TCATCAAAACGCAGAGGTTCACTTTTGGACAATGACATTGGATCCTATGGTGCTATACGTAGAATTCGACAGAAACCAAACCTTCTATCTTCAAGAGGCTTGAGTTCACCCGTCTCTGGTAGCCCTATCGGTTCAGCTGGAAGTCGACTGGGTTCTGAGAGTGATCAAAACCCATCGTCTTCAGTACTTAAGCCACCATTTGGTGAACCTAAACGTAATTTCTTTAAACCATCAACTGATAACGGGGAAAATGTTGTGTCTAACACTACTGTTCCCTTCAAATCCAGTGAGATGGCCTCAAAAATATTGCAGCAAATTGATAAGTTGGTCTCACCTAAGGACAAATCATCTCAGTCCAAGGTATATGCTTCAATGGATAAATTACCTAGTAAACTATCACCATCTATGCTACGTGGGCAGGCTTTGAAAAGCCTTGAGGATGTGGACTCGTCAAAAATTTTCAGTAATATCCAAAATAACAAGTCTTTGGAGGATTCACTTGATATGAGACTGCCTGATGCTCAGGAGTTTACTTCGCAAAGGCTAGACAAGGCTAAAGATAATGGTCCATTTAAATATGATTTTCCTTATGGCCAATCCACTTCTAAAATGAATGATAGAGATTTTTCAGTGTCAGAAGTTAATGGTGCGAATTCTATTGTGCCTAGAAAAGATAATGTGCCTAGTACTGTAACTTCAGTACCTGCTGCATCAAACTCCGTTGCATATCCTCAACATAAGAGAAGGACATTTCGGATGAGTGCACACGAG GATTTTGTTGACTTGGATGATGATAGCCATTCAAATGGGTCTGTTTTTAATTCGTTGGGTGAGGGGAGAGAAAAAGAGAATTCCTCTTTGATAGAGAGGACAAGCATTGCAACTGAAGATGTTATACGTGAGAAAGCTTCAGCTTTGACTGAAATTAAACCTGCAGCACCtgaattgaataaaaaaaatgatattggAACTCTTGCTTGGTCTGTGACTGCTGAAAAGAGCACCAACCTTGTTTTCCAAAGTACATCTCCCAGCACGACAGCCCCTACTGTCTCTAAAGCCGTGTCATTCTTAACGACTGATAGTGCTACTCCGCTGAAGGAATCAAATGTTTCTCCTTCCATGTTTAACTTTGGGGATAAAATTTCATCATCAAGAGATGCAGATGCTGCCTTTCCAGTCTTCAACTTAGGCCTCAAAAGTGCTGATAAAGTTTCAAATTCACAGTTTATGTTTTCTTCATCTTCAGCAAGTGGATCTGAGATTGTAAACTTTGGTGCTTCTTCCGACTCAAAGCCTGGAACCTCAAGCAA CTTATCCACAGTAGCAACTGGTGCAGTAGATTCTGTTCCAAAGTCGCCTGAACCAGATAAGAATAATTCAAATGTAGGAGTTTCTTTTAGGGCATCCGAGACTGCACTTCCGTCTGCAGCTTCAACTTCTAGTACAAATATATTTGCCTTTGGAACAACACCTAGAGATGTTGGTCTCAATAATGGATTTTCTGCTTCAATATCTTCCACACCTGTAGTTTCCAGTACAAGTCAAAACACATCAAATGGAGCACTTTTTGGAAACAGTGGTAGCAATATTACCACTCCCAGCACCCTTACATTTGCCACCGGCAGTGGTAGTCTCTCTACCTCAACTCCAGCTCCTGCAGTACCCGTATCTGTTTTTGTGTCCTCTAAGGCTTCACCTGCAGATGCATCAGTTACAGAAACTTCTTCGGTACCAGCTCCATCTGTTTTTAAATTTGGATCATCTACTGATTCAACTGCTATTGCACCAGATACTGAAACTTCTTCAGTACCAGTTTCACCTGTAACTAAATTTGGGCATACAGCCCCAAGTGGAGTTGCACCAGTTTTGGAAACCTCTTCTGTATCAGCTGCTTCTGCATTTAAATTTTCTACGGCCTCACCTGCAGTTCCACCAGTTTCTGAAACTTTTTCTGATGTTAATCGTGGGGCCATTAAAACAGAGCAGGGCACGTCTGTTGGTAATTCAAGCACCACAGCTTTCAGTGCCACAGCCCCTGCTAATGCAAGCTCTGGGAGTGCAATCCTTGGGTTTTCTGCTGTTGCCACTTCATCAACTTCTACTACCCAGTCTCAGGGTTCTTTTGGTGCTGGTAGTTCATTTGCGCCTAGTTCTCAGGCTTCCCCCGCTGGGACTGGTCTTGCAACATTTTCTCAGAGCATACCTTTCCAATTTGGTTCTTCCTCAGGATCCTCCCCAACATTTGGGTTGTCTGGAAGTACCACTTTCTCTTCTGGCAGTTCACCATTTGGCTCAACAACTTCTATTAAACCATTTAGTTCAGCAGCTACTCCTGGACTtggttcttcttccttgtcaGAGGCCAACTTGGTTAGCTCCAGCAGTAGCAGTACACCTACTGTGTTTGTTTCCAATTGGCAACCTTCAAAATCTCCATCTGTATTCAATTTCAACGCTAGTCCAACCACATTCTCTTTCGGAGCAACTTCAGCTGCTAGCACTACCACAAACAGTTCACCGTCTATATTTGGAGCATCAACACCTGCTGCTACCAATGGTGCACCTGCCATGTTTGGATCATCTAATGGTGCATCCTCAAGTTCCCCTTtcttattcaattcctcttcagGTCCTGCGTCGACAACACAGCCTGTGTTTGGAAACCCTAGTCCTACATTTGCTTTTGGTGCTTCATCAGGCCACAATGATCAAATGAGTATGGAAGACAGCATGGCCGAGGACACTGTTCAGGCATCAGCTCCCGCAGTCCCAGGATTTGGGCAACAAACTATTTCCCCAGCTCCGTCGCCCTTTGCATTTGGTTCAGCACCAGCTCCCTCAGTTGCTAATCCATTTCAATTTGGGGGCCAACCAAATCTGGCTAATCCTCAGAACCCATCTCCATTTCAGGCTGGTAGTCTAGGTCTAATTGCTGATGGAAGCAACTTCTCACTGGGGAGTGGTGGCAGTGGAGTTGACAAGTCCAACAGAAAGTATATAAAAGTTAAAAGCAAGCAGCGGAAGAAGTGA
- the LOC133797709 gene encoding uncharacterized protein At2g39795, mitochondrial: MWKKVISSALQSHPWRLLPTRSSTSVSSAVNSMLLRSLKEHYLEVSKMSPPPKVNPPSSFKIIKAALDGNGPVLRKKYGEEEISISVMRMANIIPRADKDDGGDLDDEDINQLFIHVDISKPGQSDSLHFLCGLYPDALGIHSVSMRSKDENFASVSLTVPSTYNGPVFEDIDERMRDSFHDYIEERGVNDSLFQFLQAWLYVKDHRNLMRWFKSVGTFISENKSTKEA; encoded by the exons ATGTGGAAGAAGGTCATAAGCTCCGCACTCCAGAGCCACCCATGGCGGTTGCTACCAACCAGGAGCTCAACCAGCGTTTCCTCCGCTGTCAACTCCATGCTTCTCCGATCCCTCAAAGAACACTATCTCGAAGTCTCCAAAATGAGCCCTCCCCCT aaaGTGAATCCTCCGTCGTCGTTCAAGATCATTAAGGCAGCGTTGGATGGGAACGGTCCGGTCCTGAGGAAAAAGTATGGCGAAGAGGAGATTAGTATATCTGTAATGAGAATGGCCAACATTATCCCCCGTGCCGATAAAGACGATGGCGGTGACCTTGACGACGAAGATATCAACCAGTTGTTTATTCACGTCGACATTTCGAAGCCCGGACAGTCGGATTCTCTGCATTTTCTTTGTGGGTTGTATCCCGATGCTTTGGGGATTCACTCTGTATCCATGAGATCCAAGGACGAGAATTTTGCTTCAGTTTCTCTTACAGTTCCTTCCACATACAACGGCCCTGTTTTCGA AGACATTGATGAGAGGATGAGAGATTCTTTCCATGACTACATAGAGGAGCGAGGTGTGAATGATAGTCTCTTTCAATTTCTTCAAGCATGGCTCTATGTAAAAGATCACAGAAACCTTATGCGGTGGTTCAAATCAGTGGGTACATTCATAAGCGAAAACAAGTCAACTAAAGAAGCTTAA